The sequence below is a genomic window from Streptococcus pantholopis.
GATTTAAACTTGCCAAATAAGAGGAAATTCTATATAATAATGTAGTTAGATTAATTTGGAGGTGAAACCATTGGCAAATATCAAATCAGCTATCAAACGTGCTGAGCTGAACGTCAAGCAAAATAAGAGAAATACTGCTCAAAAATCAGCAATGCGTACAGCCATCAAAGCGTTTGAAGCTAATCCGACTGAAGAACTTTATCGTGCGGCTTCTTCAAGCATTGATAAAGCTAAGTCAAAGGGCTTGATTCATAAAAATAAAGCCAGCCGTGATAAAGCACGTCTTGCCCGCAGACTGGCTAATTAAGGGATAAATAAAGACTAAAAAACGACAGAAATTTAAATTTCTGTCGTTTTTTATAATTTGACTTCAAAAACAGTACCCTGCGGCGGATTGTCTTTTACTGTAATTGTCCCTTTAAGTGCATCAACAATCTGTTTAGCTAAAGAGAGCCCCAGGCCAAAACCGCCGCTTTGCCGTGTTCTTGCCTTATCTACACGGTAAAACCGGTCGAAAATTTTCGTTTTATCGTCATCACTAATTCCCGGACCGTTATCAGCAATCTGAATCAGCAAGTGCTTATCAGGGCTCTGTTTTACGGTAAGAACAATTTTGCCGTCTTGACCAGTATACTTAATTGCATTATCAAATAAAATGGTCAGAAGCTGCCTCAAAAGAGGTTTATCTGATTTTACTGCCTTGGTTAATTCATTGATACCGGTAAAGTCTTTTTGATTTTCCTCAGCGATTAAACTGTAATTATCAAAAAGATCATCGAAAAAAGCAGGGGCTAATTCTTGAATTTCAGGAGTCAGCCCATCATCTCTGCGTGCTAAATTCAGGAGATTAGTCGTTAAAAGCCGCATGCTGCGAACTTCGTCAAGGCTTGAAGCGATGTTCTCACTGTTTTCAAGAATGGTCGATTCAGGTTTCCTAAACAAACTTTCTAAACGGTTCTGCAGGACAGCAAGCGGGGTTCGCAGTTCATGGCTGGCGTTTTCAACAAAAGCTTTTTGCTTCTCATAATTTTCTAAAATCGGCTTGCGGCTCCATTTAGCCAGATACACACTGGCTAAAACAGAAATAATCCAAAAAATGACCATGACAACAACAATAATTTTGATATAGCGTGAGTTGGCATCTCCCAGCTGCGTCGTATTAATGGCTATTGTAAGATAAGCTGCTTCAGGATAGTCTATGCTGGATACAGCTACTGTGATAAGATGGTATTTTTCATTATGTCCAGAATAATTTTCAATTGCTACCTCTTTCACCTGCCCCAGCTTATCGCTGTCGAGTTTTAAAGTCTGCAGGCCGGAAAATGTATTGAGGTTGTTTAAAATAGAACCGTCACTGTCATAAACAATATAGCTTGTATTGGCAGCCATTTCCGTTCCAGGTTTCAGTTTAAAATCGCTCTTGCTGCTGTTTTTCTCCGAAGAAGGATTTTCTGAGGAAGGGGAATCATCCGCAAAAGCCTCCTCCAGTTCGTCTAAGAGGGTCCGTGACATCGTCATCGACACATAGGCATCTGCATTAGCCACTGCGCCCTGCAAATTGCTGTCCACAGAAGAATAAACGCCCACACGCATAACCTGTAAGATGATAACAGTCATTACCAGAAAGATCCCTGTAAATACAGAAAAGAAATGAATAAAGAAAGAAAAATCCCCGGACCTTACTTTCCTTCTTAATTTACTCAGCATTTTTCAGTATATACCCCACACTGCGCAATGTTTGTAGATTTTTAGCAAAAGTTGTTCCCTTTAACTTTTTACGGATTTTTGAAACATACACCTCTACAACTGAAATCGTTGTATCACTGTCAAATCCCCAAATTCGGTCAAAAATCTGTGACTTCGGCAGAATAACATTCTTATTCTGCAAAAAATAGACCAATAAATCAAACTCCTTGCCCAGCAGTTCAACCTCTTCTCCCTTGACTAGAGTGGTGTTAGTTGAGGTATCAACTGACAGTTCAGCATAGGAAAGGACCTTTTCATTGAACTTCCCGGAACGTTTTAATAAAGCCTGGATGCGCATTTTTAGCTCTTCAAGGTAAAAAGGTTTTGTCAGATAGTCATCTGCACCTAGTTCAAAACCATGTCCCTTGTCATCAAGCCCCTCTTTAGCAGTCATAATAAGAACCGGTGTTGCTACTCCTTTTTCCCGCAGCTCTTTTAAAACTTGAAAACCGTTTTTTTCCGGCAGCATCAAATCTAATAAAATAAGATCATAAACCCCGCTCTCAGCTTCATAGATCCCTTCTTCACCATCAAAAACCTGCATAACATCAGCAAAATCGTCTAAAAAATCAAACACTGAATTAGACAGGCCCAAATCATCTTCAACAAGCAATATCTTAATCATCATTCTACTCCTTTTTGCATTCTCATTATAACACCCTAAACACCTTTTCGTCCATATCCAGTTTGAGTGTTTACCTGTAATAGAGCATTCCTTACTTATCGTTTCTATTAAGGGTTAGGTCAAGTCTATCATTTTAAGCTTAACCGTTTCTAAAAAATAAGACAGCCCTCCGCCTGATAACTGCGGCAAAAAGACTGTCAGTTTTTTTAAATGTAAAGAGACCGCTTCAATAGAAAATGACTAATACTTAGGATTCTGAAAGAAAAAGCTCAATGCGTTTCCTGAATAGCTTGTTCGACTGCAAACCTTTCCTTTTCAATCAAGGCTATCCGTGCGGAGATTTCTTTAATTCCCAGGCTGATATTGCGGCTGATGGACAAATCCCCCAGCTGCGGTTCAAAGAAACTGCGGTATTCTTCCAAACGTTCCTGTGTTTTAAAGTGGTTGGCCGGATAGATAACAAACTTATCAAAGCTCATATCACCACCCAGAGCCATCTTAATCCAATCCCAGTTTTCTCTGGCCCATACCCAAAATGGTTCTTGCGTATAGTCTTTATTCAGGAAAGGATTATACCAGCTTATGGCCAAGTCCTGGGGTTTTACAAGATTTTTATTCTTTAATTCAGATAAAATTCTCTCAACAGTTGCCTGCGATTTTGTATAAGAGAGCGCAACTGCCAGCTGATGCTTGAAATGACCATCATTAGTCTGTCTATAGGCTTGCAGATAGCTGTCTGCCAAATCCTGTGTTTCGGCCGTCTTCATCTGATTGATCAAAACGGATAAACGAATGGAAGCCGGAATGGTTTCAAGTTTATCGCTATGAGCGGCAAAGATATCCTTAGCCTTAGCGACAGCATCAGGATTATCAGCGCGAAGAATCTGTGAGACTGTCAGCTGGCGTACCAGCTCATCTTCGTCAGTATCTGTTTCTTTTGGTTCAAAACCGAGACGGACATAATTCTGCCAGGCAATTTTTTCAATCAAGGTCTTAAAATCATTTTCAGTCTGGCTGCCTTCATCAATAAACTGCTCTAATCCAGACAGCACCTGATCAATTGCAGAAGCAACAAGATAGGATCTTTCGTCAGTTAGCTGAGTCAAAAGCGGGATAAGCTCAGCATAAGATACCTCACCGCTTTCTGCCAGAAGCCGTCTTTCCTGAATGAGCTGCAGCTTAGTGTGGGTTTCTAATGTAGTTAATTGCTCTACAAGATCTGTAAGCAGCCCTCCCTTGTAATTCGTCAGGTAATGGGCTGTATTTCCTGTATTAAATCGCAAAGCCCCCTCGTTTTGTGCTGCTAAAGCTTTAAAATGAGGAATTTCAATTCTTTCTTCGGTTAAGGTATCGGGCAGCCCTTGCCAATTGCTGTTGAGCGGTATCGGCCAAATACGACCTTTGTCCTGATGTTGGCCGATAAAAAATTGCTTTTGTGAAAGAACCAGACTGTCATCAATCACCTCAGCAGTAAGTAACGGGTAGCCAGGCTGCTCCAGCCAAGCATCCATAAAACCGGCAACATCTCTGCCTGATGTTTCTGCCAGAGCTTCCCATAAATCGCGTCCGACTGTATTGCTGTACTGATGTCTGTCAAAATAGCTGTTCAGTCCAGCCGCAAACTGCTCATCTCCCAGCCAGCGCCGAAGCATGTGCATCAGACGGCTTCCTTTGGCATAAACAATAGCAGGATCAAAGAGCGTGTTAATCTCGTCCGGATGATGAACTTCAACATGGACAGACTGAACACCATCTGTGGCATCGCGTTTTAAAGCAAGCGGCACACCTGTTGTTTGAAAATCTTCAAAAATATTCCAAGTGGGTTCAAGAGCGTCAATAGCGACGTATTCCATCATGTTGGCAAAACTTTCGTTAAGCCATAAGTCATCCCACCACTTCATTGTAACAAGATTGCCAAACCATTGATGAGCCAGCTCATGAGCAATGACTAAGGCAACATTCTGCCGGCTTTTAACAGTTGAATTCTCATCAACTAAAAGGTAAATTTCACGATAAGTCACCAAGCCCCAGTTTTCCATAGCACCGGCCGAGAAATCAGGCAAGGCAAGGTGATAGGACTGCGGCAGAGGATAAGATATACCGTAGTAATCTTCGTAAAACTCAATAAGCCGAACGGCAAAATCAAGAGCAAAAGTCAAGGATTGAGCCGAATGCACTTTTGTAGCAAAGACTCCAACTTCTGTCCCTCTTTGCGTTTTAGCTGTAGCTCTCTGCAAATCCCCCAGAGCAAAAGCTAATAAATAGGAGGACATTCGAGGGGTTGTCTCAAAAGTCCACAAACCCGTTTCCTGTCGAAGATCAACATTGATTTCCGGCATGTTGGCAATCGCCACTTCTCCTGCTTCCTGATCAAACTTGAGACTCAGATTAAAAGTTGCTTTTGCTTCCGGTTCATCAATGCTCGGAAAAACCTCACGGGCAAAATGGCTTTCAAACTGGGTAGAGATAATCTCTTTTTGAAGACCGTCAATGGTATAATAAGACGGGTACATACCAGTCATATTGTCTGTGATCCGGCCCGAAAACTCAAGTACCAAGGTCATACTGCCGGTTTCCGGAAGCTGAACATGCACCGCTTCGTTTGCCTGATCCATTTCAAATACCAAGGGCGCATTATCAAGCAGAATAGCTGTAATTGCCAAATCCTTTTGGTGAAAAGAGATCGTGTTATCTAAGGCTTCTCCGCTGATAGCAACATTTCCTGAGAAAATTCTTTCTTTGCGGCTAATATCTAGAAAAATATTATAATTTTCAGGGATAAACTTTTCAACAAAGTGTTCTACTGTTTCCATAAATCTACTCTATTTCTATATTAAACTGTCCTTCTATTTTATCATAATTCAACGATTTTGCCGGTTTTCAGATAAACAATCCATTCACAGATATTGCGGGCATAATCACCAATACGTTCCAGATACATCAAAACCTGAAAATATTCTTTGCCGGCAAACACAACATCGGGCGATTTGCGGATTTCTTCCACCGCTAAATTTTGGATATCAATAAAATGATTGTCAATAATTTCATCGGAAGCAGCGATTTCATAAGCCTTTTTGTCATCACCTTGAATATAAGCGTTCAAAGCTTCTTCTACCATGCGTTTAACAGCTTTGCCCATCTCATTGATTTTCTCTTCAACAACCGTGATTCTTTCCTCACCCTTCATCCGGATGGTTGCTTTAGCAATAGAGGAAGCATGGTCTCCCATACGCTCAATATCACTGGAGGCTTTTAAAACAGTGATAACTGTTCTCAAATCATGGGAAACCGGCTGCTGCAAGGCAATAATTTCCAGTGATTTTCTTTCTAGTTTTGTCTCCAGTTCATTAATAATATCATCTTCTTCGATAATCTCTTTAGCCAATTCACGATCATGGCTGACAAAAGCCCGGACAGTTTTATTAATCTGTCCGGAAACCTCTATCCCCATGGAATAAAATTGATTGTGCAGTTTTTCCAGTTCTTCATCAAACTTTGTTCTTAACATTAACTTCTCCTATCCAAATTTTCCTGTAATATAGTCTTCTGTTTCCTGTTTTTGCGGATTCAGGAACATTTCCTTAGTGTCACCGTATTCGATTAAATCGCCCGAAAGGAAAAATCCGGTACGGTTAGAAATGCGTGAAGCCTGCTGCATGGAACGGGTAACAACAATCATTGTATATTTATCCTTAAGGCCGTAAAGCGTATCCTCTATCTTTCCCGCCGAAATCGGATCCAGAGCCGATGTCGGCTCATCCATAAGGATAACCTTTGCACTGGTCGCTAAAACTCTGGCGATACAGACCCGCTGCTGCTGGCCTCCTGATAAGCTCAGAGCTGAATCATGAAGCCTGTCTTTTACCTCGTCCCATATTGAAGCACCTTGCAGAGAGCTCTCAACAGCTTCATCCAATGTCTGCTTATTTTTTACACCTTTTAACCGCAAACCGTAAACAACATTTTCATAGATGGTCATAGGGAAGGGATTTGGCTGCTGAAAGACCATGCCGATTTCTTTGCGCAGCTCTACAGTATCTGTTCTCGGACTGTAAATATTGTGGCCGTTATATTCGATTGACCCTGTCAGGGTGACCTCAGGATTGAGATCGCCCATTCTGTTAATTGCGCGTAAAAGAGTTGATTTTCCTGAACCTGAAGGCCCTATGAGAGAAGTAATTTCATTAGGATAGAAATCCAGCGAAACGTTTTTTAAAGCCTTTTTTTCATTATAATAAACAGACAAATCATTGATTTTTAAAATTGGTTCTGTCATTTCTTACCTTTCTATCCAAAGTGTCCGGAAACATAATCGCTGGTAGAACGTAATTTAGCATTTTGGAAGACATCATTGGTTTTGTCGTATTCAATTAAGTCTCCCAGATAAAAGAAGGCTGTATAATCACTGGCACGGGCTGCTTGCTGCATATTATGCGTCACAATGATGATGGTATAGTCTTTCCTCAGTTCAAACATTGTTTCTTCCAGCTGCACAGTAGCAATAGGATCCAGAGCTGAAGCCGGCTCGTCCATAAGAAGAATATCAGGTTTAACAGAAATAGCACGGGCAATGCAGAGGCGCTGCTGTTGACCGCCAGAAAGCATCAGGGCCGATTTATGTAAATCATCCTTAACCTGATCCCAAAGCGCTGCCTGCTTTAATGACGTTTCAACAATTTCGTCTAAAACATGTTTATCTTTAACGCCAGCACGTTCATGCGCAAACGTGATATTTTTATAGACTGATTTGGCAAAAGGATTGGGACGCTGAAAGACCATACCGATATGCTTGCGCATCTCGTAAACATTGATTTCAGGCCGGTTGACATCAATCCCTTCATAAAGTACCTCACCTGTCACCCGAGCAATATCGATCGTATCATTCATGCGGTTAAGACTGCGCAGATAGGTTGATTTCCCTGAACCTGAAGGTCCGATGAGAGCTGTAATTTTATTTTTTTCAAATTGCATGTCTATACCTTTAATCGACTCATTATTACCGTAGTAAACATGCAGATTTTTTGTTTCTAAAGCAATTTTATCCTGAGAAAAAGTGATAATGTGCTTTTCATTCCAATTATATTCAGTCACTGCTTTTCTCCTTAAAGCAAGATATAAAGCCCGTTAAGAATGCATCTGAAAATAGGGGCCTAGTCCGATGTATCGGCTTCGAAACACAAGGCTGGGAGATCCTTTTTCTGAGCTTTTCAGGGCGTGTCCAATTCAGCAAGATACAAAGCCCATTTAAAAATCCATAGGAAAATGGCGGTAAGTCCGAAATCTATGATTTAGCAGACGCACCCCTGCCAGGACGACTAGAAAGGTGCGGTCGGCTGTTAAGACGACAAAACTTTCAGACGGCTACGGCTGGCGGTAAGTCCGAAATCTATGATTTAGCAGACGCACCCCTGCCAGGACGACTAGAAAGGTGCGGTCGGCTGTTAAGACGACAAAACTTTCAGACGGCTACGGCTGGCGGTAAGTCCGAAATCTATGATTTAGCAGACGCACCCCTGCCAAGACGACTAGGATTGTTTAGCTATATACTTGCATCACGCTGACAGGTATCGTTTTCATTAGGATTTCAGGGAATGTTCAGTTCTTTCCGAAATGAACTCTAATTAAGAAGCTGAGGTTAACTTTTCATGAAGCTTTCTGCCGATGAATCGGGCCGAGAGATTGAAAAGTAAAATAAAGACCAGCAAAACTGCGGCGCTACCTTCTGAGACCTGAGTAGCATCAGGAATCGTCCCCTCACTGTTGACCTTCCAAATATGGACAGCCAAGGTCTCTGACTGGCGGAAAATGGAAATCGGACTGGTGATACTGAGGGGATTCCAATTAGACCAGTCCAAAGCAGGTGCAGACTGACCGGCAGTGTAAATCAGCGCAGCAGCCTCACCGAAAATACGGCCTGAAGCAAGGACAATTCCTGTAACAATTCCCGGAAGTGCTTCTGGCACAACCACATGAAGCACGGTCTCCCACCGCGAAATTCCTAAAGCAAGACCGGCTTCCCGCTGAGTGTGGTGCACAGTCCGCAGGCTGTCTTCAACATTTCGTGTCATCATCGGAAGATTAAAAACAGTTAAAGCGAGAGCTCCGGAAATAATTGAAAAACCATAACCAAATTGAACGACAAAAATCAGATAGCCGAAAAGCCCGACAACAACCGAAGGCAGTGAAGATAGTATCTCAATACAAGTCCTGATAAAATTTATTACCGGTCCTTTTTTAGCGTACTCTGCCAAATAAATCCCGGCTCCCATCGACAGCGGCACTGAGATGATAAGTGTCACCACCAGCAGAAAGAAAGAATTATAGAGCTGAATGCCAATGCCGCCGCCGGCTTCATAAGAAGAGGAACGGCCTGTTAAAAACTGCCAGTTGACATTGGGTAAGCCCCGAACAAGAATATAAAGCAATAAGGAAGTAAGGATAATAACAATAATAGCAGCGATTGTATAGAGAACCCCTGTAGCTAATTTGTCGATTTTTTTAGCGTGCATAGTTTTTCTTACCTTCCCTTGTAATCATTTTAATCAAAGTATTAAAAGCCAGACTCATCAGCAGCAATACTAAAGCCAGTGACCACAGAACATTATTTTCAACGGTCCCCATAACAGTATTCCCAATCCCCATAGTCAGGACTGAAGTCAGG
It includes:
- the phoU gene encoding phosphate signaling complex protein PhoU; translation: MLRTKFDEELEKLHNQFYSMGIEVSGQINKTVRAFVSHDRELAKEIIEEDDIINELETKLERKSLEIIALQQPVSHDLRTVITVLKASSDIERMGDHASSIAKATIRMKGEERITVVEEKINEMGKAVKRMVEEALNAYIQGDDKKAYEIAASDEIIDNHFIDIQNLAVEEIRKSPDVVFAGKEYFQVLMYLERIGDYARNICEWIVYLKTGKIVEL
- a CDS encoding sensor histidine kinase — encoded protein: MLSKLRRKVRSGDFSFFIHFFSVFTGIFLVMTVIILQVMRVGVYSSVDSNLQGAVANADAYVSMTMSRTLLDELEEAFADDSPSSENPSSEKNSSKSDFKLKPGTEMAANTSYIVYDSDGSILNNLNTFSGLQTLKLDSDKLGQVKEVAIENYSGHNEKYHLITVAVSSIDYPEAAYLTIAINTTQLGDANSRYIKIIVVVMVIFWIISVLASVYLAKWSRKPILENYEKQKAFVENASHELRTPLAVLQNRLESLFRKPESTILENSENIASSLDEVRSMRLLTTNLLNLARRDDGLTPEIQELAPAFFDDLFDNYSLIAEENQKDFTGINELTKAVKSDKPLLRQLLTILFDNAIKYTGQDGKIVLTVKQSPDKHLLIQIADNGPGISDDDKTKIFDRFYRVDKARTRQSGGFGLGLSLAKQIVDALKGTITVKDNPPQGTVFEVKL
- the pstB gene encoding phosphate ABC transporter ATP-binding protein PstB; translated protein: MTEYNWNEKHIITFSQDKIALETKNLHVYYGNNESIKGIDMQFEKNKITALIGPSGSGKSTYLRSLNRMNDTIDIARVTGEVLYEGIDVNRPEINVYEMRKHIGMVFQRPNPFAKSVYKNITFAHERAGVKDKHVLDEIVETSLKQAALWDQVKDDLHKSALMLSGGQQQRLCIARAISVKPDILLMDEPASALDPIATVQLEETMFELRKDYTIIIVTHNMQQAARASDYTAFFYLGDLIEYDKTNDVFQNAKLRSTSDYVSGHFG
- a CDS encoding response regulator transcription factor, whose protein sequence is MIKILLVEDDLGLSNSVFDFLDDFADVMQVFDGEEGIYEAESGVYDLILLDLMLPEKNGFQVLKELREKGVATPVLIMTAKEGLDDKGHGFELGADDYLTKPFYLEELKMRIQALLKRSGKFNEKVLSYAELSVDTSTNTTLVKGEEVELLGKEFDLLVYFLQNKNVILPKSQIFDRIWGFDSDTTISVVEVYVSKIRKKLKGTTFAKNLQTLRSVGYILKNAE
- the pstB gene encoding phosphate ABC transporter ATP-binding protein PstB, encoding MTEPILKINDLSVYYNEKKALKNVSLDFYPNEITSLIGPSGSGKSTLLRAINRMGDLNPEVTLTGSIEYNGHNIYSPRTDTVELRKEIGMVFQQPNPFPMTIYENVVYGLRLKGVKNKQTLDEAVESSLQGASIWDEVKDRLHDSALSLSGGQQQRVCIARVLATSAKVILMDEPTSALDPISAGKIEDTLYGLKDKYTMIVVTRSMQQASRISNRTGFFLSGDLIEYGDTKEMFLNPQKQETEDYITGKFG
- the rpsT gene encoding 30S ribosomal protein S20 → MEVKPLANIKSAIKRAELNVKQNKRNTAQKSAMRTAIKAFEANPTEELYRAASSSIDKAKSKGLIHKNKASRDKARLARRLAN
- a CDS encoding M1 family metallopeptidase, with translation METVEHFVEKFIPENYNIFLDISRKERIFSGNVAISGEALDNTISFHQKDLAITAILLDNAPLVFEMDQANEAVHVQLPETGSMTLVLEFSGRITDNMTGMYPSYYTIDGLQKEIISTQFESHFAREVFPSIDEPEAKATFNLSLKFDQEAGEVAIANMPEINVDLRQETGLWTFETTPRMSSYLLAFALGDLQRATAKTQRGTEVGVFATKVHSAQSLTFALDFAVRLIEFYEDYYGISYPLPQSYHLALPDFSAGAMENWGLVTYREIYLLVDENSTVKSRQNVALVIAHELAHQWFGNLVTMKWWDDLWLNESFANMMEYVAIDALEPTWNIFEDFQTTGVPLALKRDATDGVQSVHVEVHHPDEINTLFDPAIVYAKGSRLMHMLRRWLGDEQFAAGLNSYFDRHQYSNTVGRDLWEALAETSGRDVAGFMDAWLEQPGYPLLTAEVIDDSLVLSQKQFFIGQHQDKGRIWPIPLNSNWQGLPDTLTEERIEIPHFKALAAQNEGALRFNTGNTAHYLTNYKGGLLTDLVEQLTTLETHTKLQLIQERRLLAESGEVSYAELIPLLTQLTDERSYLVASAIDQVLSGLEQFIDEGSQTENDFKTLIEKIAWQNYVRLGFEPKETDTDEDELVRQLTVSQILRADNPDAVAKAKDIFAAHSDKLETIPASIRLSVLINQMKTAETQDLADSYLQAYRQTNDGHFKHQLAVALSYTKSQATVERILSELKNKNLVKPQDLAISWYNPFLNKDYTQEPFWVWARENWDWIKMALGGDMSFDKFVIYPANHFKTQERLEEYRSFFEPQLGDLSISRNISLGIKEISARIALIEKERFAVEQAIQETH
- the pstA gene encoding phosphate ABC transporter permease PstA; protein product: MHAKKIDKLATGVLYTIAAIIVIILTSLLLYILVRGLPNVNWQFLTGRSSSYEAGGGIGIQLYNSFFLLVVTLIISVPLSMGAGIYLAEYAKKGPVINFIRTCIEILSSLPSVVVGLFGYLIFVVQFGYGFSIISGALALTVFNLPMMTRNVEDSLRTVHHTQREAGLALGISRWETVLHVVVPEALPGIVTGIVLASGRIFGEAAALIYTAGQSAPALDWSNWNPLSITSPISIFRQSETLAVHIWKVNSEGTIPDATQVSEGSAAVLLVFILLFNLSARFIGRKLHEKLTSAS